In Hyphomicrobiales bacterium, the sequence GGTGCTGGGCCTCGAGATCATCGCAGCCGGCAAGTCGAGCGAATACGACTTCGTCCTCGATGCCGCGACGGGCAACGTCACCTGCAATGGCGTGACGCACGCCCTGCCGGCTTTGCGCGATTATTGGCTACCGGGATCACGCTCCATCGTCGCCAATGCGGCGGAGCGGGCCCGCATCCTCGGCGAAGCCTTCCCGCTGCGCGCCGTGCCCGATCTCTGCGAGATGACGCTCGTCGCCAATGCGCTGGATTTCTCGGCCGACGCCGCCGGCTTCCATGCACCGCCGGCGCGCATCCCCGAATTGGCCGACCTCTTTGCCGAGCGCGGCGAGGGCGGGCTTCTGGGCGGGACGCGCCGCATCGACGTCTTCCACCATCTGCGACTGGCCGAGGAAGCGAGCTTCGCCGGCGGCGTCTTCATCGTCGTGCGCTGCGACAATGCCGAGACCTGGGAGATGCTCGCCGGCAAGGGCCATGTCGTCAGCCGCAGCGGCAAGGCGGCGGCGCTCTATCTGCCGCGCCACCTGCTCGGCGTGGAAGTCGCCACCTCCATTCTCGACGCCGCCGGCCTCGGCCGCTCGGGCTATGGCGAGGACTACCGACCAAGGCAGGATCTCGTCGCGGTAGCGCAGCGCGACCTCGCCGCAGGAACTGTCCTGAAGATGGGCGGGCACCATCACAGCATCGACGGCGTTGGGGCGGAGATCCGGCCCGCTGCATCGCTGGCAGCCGACCGCCCTGCCCCGTTCTATCTCGCCGCCGACCGGCCACTGGTGCGTGCCGTGAAGGCCGGCACGGCGATCTGCCTCGGCGATGTCGAGATCGCAGGCGATTCTGGATTGCTCGCGATGCGCCGGCGCCAGGACGCGCTCTTCGCTGCCGTTTGACAGTGTCGGCGCCACATGCCGTAACGGACTGGCCGAGAACAATGGAGCAGCGATGAGCGAGACGGCGGCCGACTATCCCCGGATCACGCGGCGGACCTTGCA encodes:
- a CDS encoding Flagellar biosynthesis protein FlgA, with amino-acid sequence MNFHAHYAGITEPVETCLAGSGSFGRSYLAQSRRTRLVNARIAVDMTAEAAGRAFAAAGFAPSDIALCETAAEARAAWSNGKCIAASSLDIVLDLPFRLLVEATGSPEGATAYSLAAIDAGRHVALVSKEADSVVGPGLARLARDKGVVVTPVDGDQPSLLIALASWAEVLGLEIIAAGKSSEYDFVLDAATGNVTCNGVTHALPALRDYWLPGSRSIVANAAERARILGEAFPLRAVPDLCEMTLVANALDFSADAAGFHAPPARIPELADLFAERGEGGLLGGTRRIDVFHHLRLAEEASFAGGVFIVVRCDNAETWEMLAGKGHVVSRSGKAAALYLPRHLLGVEVATSILDAAGLGRSGYGEDYRPRQDLVAVAQRDLAAGTVLKMGGHHHSIDGVGAEIRPAASLAADRPAPFYLAADRPLVRAVKAGTAICLGDVEIAGDSGLLAMRRRQDALFAAV